A single genomic interval of Hevea brasiliensis isolate MT/VB/25A 57/8 chromosome 4, ASM3005281v1, whole genome shotgun sequence harbors:
- the LOC110654082 gene encoding pleiotropic drug resistance protein 1-like isoform X6, which produces MEGGDITSRVSSARLSSSNIWRNTTLEVFSKSSSHIEDDEEALKWAALEKLPTYLRVRRGILTEEEGQSREIDVNSLGLIEKRNLLERLVKIAEQDNEKFLLKLKDRIEKVGLDMPTIEVRFEHLSVETEAYVGSRALPTMFNFSANMFEGFLNYLHVLPSRKKPLSILNDVSGIIKPRRMTLLLGPPSSGKTTLLLALAGKLGKELKFSGRVTCNGHGMGEFVPQRTSAYISQYDLHIGEMTVRETLAFSARCQGVGIGYEMLAELARREKAANIKPDTDIDIYMKAAALEGQEANVVTDYILKILGLEVCADILVGDEMVRGISGGQKKRVTTGEMLVGPARALFMDEISTGLDSSTTFQIVNSLRQSIHILNGTAFVSLLQPAPETYDLFDDIILLSDGQIVYQGPRENVLEFFEYRGFRCPQRKGVADFLQEVTSKKDQEQYWAHKDEPYSFVAVKEFAEAFQSFHVGRKLGDELAIPFDKTKAHPDSLTTKKYGISKKELLKACISREYLLVKRNSFVYIFKMTQLIIMAFVTMTIFLRTEMHRNTETDGGIYLGALFYTIIVTVFNGFSELAMTIMKLPVFYKQRDLLFYPAWAYALPTWILKIPVSFVEVAVWVVMTYYVIGFDPNIGRFFKQYLILLVTSQMASAMFRLTAALGRSVIVANTVGSFALLAVLILGGFIISRDSVKKWWIWGYWFSPMMYVQNGISVNEFLGNSWNHFLPNSTEALGVAFMKSRGLFPEAYWYWIAVGALTGYIFLFNFLFTLALKYLDPFGRPQALISEEAYAEKNAAKTGESIELSSKGKSSHNAERGSASQRSASSRTPSTTVSSFSDANQNRKRGMILPFQPLSITFDEVRYAVDMPQEMKAQGITEDRLELLKGVSGAFRPGVLTALMGVSGAGKTTLMDVLAGRKTGGYIDGSISISGYPKKQETFARISGYCEQTDIHSPHVTVYESLLYSAWLRLPPEVDSDTRKMFIEEVMELVELTNLRVALVGLPGVNGLSIEQRKRLTIAVELVANPSIIFMDEPTSGLDARAAAIVMRTVRNTVDTGRTVVCTIHQPSIDIFDAFDELFLLKRGGEEIYVGPVGRHACHLIKYFEDIEGIPKIKDGYNPATWMLEITTAAQEAALGINFSDIYKNSELYRRNKALINELSKPSPGSKDLYFPTQYSQSFFTQCMACLWKQHWSYWRNPPYSAVRLLFTVFIALMFGTIFWNLGSKSTRKQDLFNAMGSMYAAVLFLGFQNSTSVQPVVAIERTVFYRERAAGMYSELPYAFGQVMIELPYILVQTITYGGIVYAMLGFEWTISKFLWYIFIMYFTLAYFTFYGMMTVAITPNHHIAAIVSSFFYGIWNIFSGFIIPRTRIPVWWRWNYWACPIAWTLYGLVASQYGDIKEPLESGETVEHFLRSYFGFRHDFVGIVAIVIVGIAVLFGFIFAFSIKVFNFQHR; this is translated from the exons ATGGAAGGTGGCGATATAACCAGTAGAGTGAGTAGTGCTCGTCTAAGTAGTTCTAATATATGGAGGAACACTACCTTGGAAGTTTTCTCCAAGTCTTCTTCTCATATTGAAGATGATGAAGAAGCTCTCAAATGGGCTGCTTTAGAGAAGCTTCCTACTTATTTGCGTGTAAGGAGGGGCATTCTTACCGAAGAAGAAGGTCAATCTAGAGAGATTGATGTAAACAGCCTAGGATTAATAGAAAAAAGGAATCTTCTTGAGAGGCTAGTCAAAATTGCAGAGCAAGATAATGAGAAATTCCTGTTGAAGCTCAAGGACCGCATTGAAAA AGTTGGGCTTGACATGCCAACAATTGAGGTCCGGTTCGAGCATTTAAGTGTTGAAACGGAAGCATATGTTGGAAGCAGAGCATTACCGACAATGTTCAACTTCTCTGCTAACATGTTTGAG ggattcttgaattatCTTCATGTTCTTCCAAGTAGAAAGAAACCATTATCAATCCTCAATGATGTTAGTGGAATTATCAAGCCTCGAAG AATGACGCTGTTGTTAGGCCCACCAAGCTCAGGCAAGACCACGTTACTTTTGGCTTTGGCTGGAAAACTGGGTAAAGAACTAAAA ttttcaGGAAGAGTGACGTGCAATGGACATGGAATGGGAGAGTTTGTACCACAGAGGACATCAGCTTATATAAGTCAATATGATCTCCACATAGGAGAAATGACTGTGAGAGAAACACTGGCTTTCTCTGCAAGATGTCAAGGCGTTGGAATCGGTTATG AAATGTTAGCAGAATTAGCAAGAAGGGAAAAGGCAGCAAATATCAAACCAGACACAGATATTGATATCTACATGAAG GCAGCTGCACTAGAAGGGCAAGAGGCAAATGTTGTTACGGATTATATTCTCAAG ATTTTAGGACTTGAAGTATGTGCTGATATCTTGGTGGGTGATGAAATGGTAAGAGGCATTTCTGGTGGACAAAAGAAACGAGTTACAACAG GGGAGATGCTGGTTGGGCCAGCAAGAGCACTTTTTATGGATGAGATATCAACTGGTTTGGACAGTTCAACTACTTTCCAAATTGTTAACTCACTCAGGCAATCAATCCACATTCTCAATGGAACTGCTTTTGTCTCTCTTCTCCAGCCAGCACCAGAAACATATGATCTTTTTGATGACATAATTCTTCTGTCTGATGGACAAATTGTTTATCAAGGGCCACGCGAAAATGTGCTTGAGTTCTTTGAATACAGGGGATTCAGATGTCCTCAGAGGAAAGGAGTTGCTGACTTTTTACAAGAA GTAACATCAAAGAAAGATCAAGAGCAGTACTGGGCACATAAAGATGAGCCTTATAGCTTTGTTGCAGTGAAGGAATTTGCTGAAGCATTTCAATCATTCCATGTTGGTCGAAAGTTAGGTGATGAACTTGCCATACCATTTGACAAAACCAAAGCTCACCCTGATTCTCTAACAACTAAAAAGTATGGTATCAGCAAGAAGGAACTGTTGAAAGCTTGCATTTCCAGGGAATATTTACTCGTGAAGAGGAACTCGTTTGTATACATTTTCAAGATGACCCAA CTTATTATAATGGCTTTCGTGACAATGACAATATTTCTAAGAACGGAGATGCACCGAAACACAGAAACAGATGGTGGAATTTATTTGGGTGCCCTTTTCTACACAATCATCGTAACTGTGTTCAATGGATTCTCAGAGCTTGCAATGACCATCATGAAACTTCCTGTCTTCTACAAGCAAAGAGACCTTCTCTTCTATCCTGCATGGGCATATGCGCTACCCACATGGATTCTCAAGATCCCTGTTTCCTTTGTAGAAGTTGCTGTATGGGTGGTCATGACATATTATGTTATAGGCTTTGATCCAAACATTGGAAG GTTTTTCAAGCAGTACTTGATACTCCTAGTTACTAGCCAGATGGCATCAGCAATGTTTCGACTGACAGCTGCATTAGGAAGGAGTGTTATTGTTGCTAACACAGTTGGGTCATTTGCATTACTTGCTGTGCTAATTCTTGGTGGATTTATCATATCAAGAG ATAGTGTGAAGAAATGGTGGATATGGGGTTACTGGTTCTCACCAATGATGTATGTGCAGAATGGTATATCTGTGAATGAATTTCTTGGAAACAGTTGGAACCAT TTTCTTCCTAATTCAACAGAGGCATTAGGAGTTGCTTTCATGAAGTCTCGTGGACTTTTCCCTGAAGCATATTGGTATTGGATTGCAGTTGGAGCTTTGACAGGATATATCTTCCTATTCAATTTCCTTTTCACTTTGGCACTAAAATATCTTGATC CATTTGGCAGGCCTCAAGCACTAATATCGGAAGAGGCCTATGCTGAGAAAAATGCTGCCAAAACTGGAGAGTCAATTGAGCTATCATCAAAAGGGAAGAGCTC ACACAATGCAGAAAGAGGGAGTGCGAGCCAAAGAAGTGCCTCATCCAGGACACCTTCCACAACAGTGAGCAGCTTTAGTGATGCCAATCAAAACAGGAAACGGGGAATGATTCTACCTTTTCAACCGCTTTCCATCACTTTTGATGAAGTCAGATATGCTGTAGACATGCCACAG GAAATGAAGGCTCAAGGTATTACTGAGGATCGTTTAGAGCTTTTGAAGGGTGTTAGCGGTGCATTTAGGCCAGGAGTCCTAACAGCTCTAATGGGTGTGAGTGGTGCTGGAAAGACCACTCTAATGGATGTCTTGGCTGGAAGAAAAACGGGTGGTTACATTGACGGAAGCATCTCAATATCTGGATATCCAAAGAAGCAAGAAACTTTTGCTCGCATATCAGGATACTGTGAGCAAACTGATATCCATTCCCCACATGTGACTGTCTACGAGTCATTGCTCTATTCTGCATGGCTTCGGCTACCTCCTGAGGTTGATTCTGATACAAGAAAG ATGTTTATTGAGGAAGTCATGGAGCTTGTGGAGCTGACCAATTTAAGAGTAGCACTTGTTGGATTGCCAGGTGTAAATGGCCTATCAATTGAGCAACGCAAAAGGCTGACAATTGCGGTTGAGCTTGTTGCCAACCCATCGATAATCTTTATGGATGAGCCAACCTCTGGTCTTGATGCCAGGGCAGCAGCAATAGTTATGAGAACAGTGAGGAACACAGTGGACACTGGGCGAACTGTTGTGTGCACCATTCACCAGCCAAGCATTGACATATTTGATGCTTTTGATGAG TTATTTTTGTTGAAGAGGGGAGGGGAAGAAATTTATGTGGGTCCAGTTGGTCGACATGCTTGCCACCTGATCAAATATTTTGAG GACATTGAGGGAATTCCGAAGATTAAGGATGGTTATAATCCTGCTACTTGGATGCTGGAAATTACTACTGCAGCACAAGAAGCTGCTCTTGGTATTAACTTCTCTGATATATACAAGAACTCGGAACTATACAG GAGAAACAAGGCGTTGATCAACGAACTAAGCAAACCTTCACCAGGTTCAAAGGATCTATACTTCCCAACTCAATACTCACAGTCCTTCTTTACCCAGTGTATGGCTTGCCTATGGAAGCAGCATTGGTCATACTGGCGAAACCCTCCATACTCTGCAGTGAGACTCTTATTCACAGTATTCATAGCATTGATGTTTGGGACAATATTCTGGAATCTAGGCTCCAAAAG TACCAGAAAACAAGACCTCTTTAATGCAATGGGTTCCATGTATGCTGCTGTTCTCTTCTTAGGATTTCAAAATTCTACTTCGGTACAGCCAGTTGTGGCTATTGAGAGAACGGTATTTTACAGAGAAagagctgctggaatgtattctGAACTGCCATATGCCTTTGGACAG GTTATGATTGAACTTCCATACATTTTAGTGCAGACTATAACTTATGGAGGTATAGTGTATGCTATGCTTGGGTTTGAATGGACAATCAGCAAGTTCTTATGGTACATATTCATCATGTACTTCACCTTAGCATACTTCACTTTCTATGGGATGATGACTGTGGCCATTACACCCAACCACCACATTGCTGCAATAGTTTCATCTTTCTTCTATGGAATATGGAACATTTTCTCAGGATTTATTATTCCTCGAACG AGGATTCCTGTCTGGTGGAGATGGAACTATTGGGCATGCCCTATTGCTTGGACACTGTATGGATTGGTTGCTTCACAATATGGAGACATAAAGGAACCATTAGAAAGTGGTGAAACTGTGGAACATTTCCTGAGGAGTTAttttgggtttcgacatgacttTGTTGGAATTGTTGCAATTGTTATTGTTGGCATTGCTGTGCTATTTGGATTCATCTTTGCCTTCTCCATCAAAGTTTTTAACTTCCAGCACAGATGA
- the LOC110654082 gene encoding pleiotropic drug resistance protein 1-like isoform X4, with amino-acid sequence MEGGDITSRVSSARLSSSNIWRNTTLEVFSKSSSHIEDDEEALKWAALEKLPTYLRVRRGILTEEEGQSREIDVNSLGLIEKRNLLERLVKIAEQDNEKFLLKLKDRIEKVGLDMPTIEVRFEHLSVETEAYVGSRALPTMFNFSANMFEGFLNYLHVLPSRKKPLSILNDVSGIIKPRRMTLLLGPPSSGKTTLLLALAGKLGKELKFSGRVTCNGHGMGEFVPQRTSAYISQYDLHIGEMTVRETLAFSARCQGVGIGYEMLAELARREKAANIKPDTDIDIYMKAAALEGQEANVVTDYILKILGLEVCADILVGDEMVRGISGGQKKRVTTGEMLVGPARALFMDEISTGLDSSTTFQIVNSLRQSIHILNGTAFVSLLQPAPETYDLFDDIILLSDGQIVYQGPRENVLEFFEYRGFRCPQRKGVADFLQEVTSKKDQEQYWAHKDEPYSFVAVKEFAEAFQSFHVGRKLGDELAIPFDKTKAHPDSLTTKKYGISKKELLKACISREYLLVKRNSFVYIFKMTQLIIMAFVTMTIFLRTEMHRNTETDGGIYLGALFYTIIVTVFNGFSELAMTIMKLPVFYKQRDLLFYPAWAYALPTWILKIPVSFVEVAVWVVMTYYVIGFDPNIGRFFKQYLILLVTSQMASAMFRLTAALGRSVIVANTVGSFALLAVLILGGFIISRDSVKKWWIWGYWFSPMMYVQNGISVNEFLGNSWNHFLPNSTEALGVAFMKSRGLFPEAYWYWIAVGALTGYIFLFNFLFTLALKYLDPFGRPQALISEEAYAEKNAAKTGESIELSSKGKSSLERGSASQRSASSRTPSTTVSSFSDANQNRKRGMILPFQPLSITFDEVRYAVDMPQEMKAQGITEDRLELLKGVSGAFRPGVLTALMGVSGAGKTTLMDVLAGRKTGGYIDGSISISGYPKKQETFARISGYCEQTDIHSPHVTVYESLLYSAWLRLPPEVDSDTRKMFIEEVMELVELTNLRVALVGLPGVNGLSIEQRKRLTIAVELVANPSIIFMDEPTSGLDARAAAIVMRTVRNTVDTGRTVVCTIHQPSIDIFDAFDELFLLKRGGEEIYVGPVGRHACHLIKYFEDIEGIPKIKDGYNPATWMLEITTAAQEAALGINFSDIYKNSELYRRNKALINELSKPSPGSKDLYFPTQYSQSFFTQCMACLWKQHWSYWRNPPYSAVRLLFTVFIALMFGTIFWNLGSKSTRKQDLFNAMGSMYAAVLFLGFQNSTSVQPVVAIERTVFYRERAAGMYSELPYAFGQVMIELPYILVQTITYGGIVYAMLGFEWTISKFLWYIFIMYFTLAYFTFYGMMTVAITPNHHIAAIVSSFFYGIWNIFSGFIIPRTRIPVWWRWNYWACPIAWTLYGLVASQYGDIKEPLESGETVEHFLRSYFGFRHDFVGIVAIVIVGIAVLFGFIFAFSIKVFNFQHR; translated from the exons ATGGAAGGTGGCGATATAACCAGTAGAGTGAGTAGTGCTCGTCTAAGTAGTTCTAATATATGGAGGAACACTACCTTGGAAGTTTTCTCCAAGTCTTCTTCTCATATTGAAGATGATGAAGAAGCTCTCAAATGGGCTGCTTTAGAGAAGCTTCCTACTTATTTGCGTGTAAGGAGGGGCATTCTTACCGAAGAAGAAGGTCAATCTAGAGAGATTGATGTAAACAGCCTAGGATTAATAGAAAAAAGGAATCTTCTTGAGAGGCTAGTCAAAATTGCAGAGCAAGATAATGAGAAATTCCTGTTGAAGCTCAAGGACCGCATTGAAAA AGTTGGGCTTGACATGCCAACAATTGAGGTCCGGTTCGAGCATTTAAGTGTTGAAACGGAAGCATATGTTGGAAGCAGAGCATTACCGACAATGTTCAACTTCTCTGCTAACATGTTTGAG ggattcttgaattatCTTCATGTTCTTCCAAGTAGAAAGAAACCATTATCAATCCTCAATGATGTTAGTGGAATTATCAAGCCTCGAAG AATGACGCTGTTGTTAGGCCCACCAAGCTCAGGCAAGACCACGTTACTTTTGGCTTTGGCTGGAAAACTGGGTAAAGAACTAAAA ttttcaGGAAGAGTGACGTGCAATGGACATGGAATGGGAGAGTTTGTACCACAGAGGACATCAGCTTATATAAGTCAATATGATCTCCACATAGGAGAAATGACTGTGAGAGAAACACTGGCTTTCTCTGCAAGATGTCAAGGCGTTGGAATCGGTTATG AAATGTTAGCAGAATTAGCAAGAAGGGAAAAGGCAGCAAATATCAAACCAGACACAGATATTGATATCTACATGAAG GCAGCTGCACTAGAAGGGCAAGAGGCAAATGTTGTTACGGATTATATTCTCAAG ATTTTAGGACTTGAAGTATGTGCTGATATCTTGGTGGGTGATGAAATGGTAAGAGGCATTTCTGGTGGACAAAAGAAACGAGTTACAACAG GGGAGATGCTGGTTGGGCCAGCAAGAGCACTTTTTATGGATGAGATATCAACTGGTTTGGACAGTTCAACTACTTTCCAAATTGTTAACTCACTCAGGCAATCAATCCACATTCTCAATGGAACTGCTTTTGTCTCTCTTCTCCAGCCAGCACCAGAAACATATGATCTTTTTGATGACATAATTCTTCTGTCTGATGGACAAATTGTTTATCAAGGGCCACGCGAAAATGTGCTTGAGTTCTTTGAATACAGGGGATTCAGATGTCCTCAGAGGAAAGGAGTTGCTGACTTTTTACAAGAA GTAACATCAAAGAAAGATCAAGAGCAGTACTGGGCACATAAAGATGAGCCTTATAGCTTTGTTGCAGTGAAGGAATTTGCTGAAGCATTTCAATCATTCCATGTTGGTCGAAAGTTAGGTGATGAACTTGCCATACCATTTGACAAAACCAAAGCTCACCCTGATTCTCTAACAACTAAAAAGTATGGTATCAGCAAGAAGGAACTGTTGAAAGCTTGCATTTCCAGGGAATATTTACTCGTGAAGAGGAACTCGTTTGTATACATTTTCAAGATGACCCAA CTTATTATAATGGCTTTCGTGACAATGACAATATTTCTAAGAACGGAGATGCACCGAAACACAGAAACAGATGGTGGAATTTATTTGGGTGCCCTTTTCTACACAATCATCGTAACTGTGTTCAATGGATTCTCAGAGCTTGCAATGACCATCATGAAACTTCCTGTCTTCTACAAGCAAAGAGACCTTCTCTTCTATCCTGCATGGGCATATGCGCTACCCACATGGATTCTCAAGATCCCTGTTTCCTTTGTAGAAGTTGCTGTATGGGTGGTCATGACATATTATGTTATAGGCTTTGATCCAAACATTGGAAG GTTTTTCAAGCAGTACTTGATACTCCTAGTTACTAGCCAGATGGCATCAGCAATGTTTCGACTGACAGCTGCATTAGGAAGGAGTGTTATTGTTGCTAACACAGTTGGGTCATTTGCATTACTTGCTGTGCTAATTCTTGGTGGATTTATCATATCAAGAG ATAGTGTGAAGAAATGGTGGATATGGGGTTACTGGTTCTCACCAATGATGTATGTGCAGAATGGTATATCTGTGAATGAATTTCTTGGAAACAGTTGGAACCAT TTTCTTCCTAATTCAACAGAGGCATTAGGAGTTGCTTTCATGAAGTCTCGTGGACTTTTCCCTGAAGCATATTGGTATTGGATTGCAGTTGGAGCTTTGACAGGATATATCTTCCTATTCAATTTCCTTTTCACTTTGGCACTAAAATATCTTGATC CATTTGGCAGGCCTCAAGCACTAATATCGGAAGAGGCCTATGCTGAGAAAAATGCTGCCAAAACTGGAGAGTCAATTGAGCTATCATCAAAAGGGAAGAGCTCTCTAG AAAGAGGGAGTGCGAGCCAAAGAAGTGCCTCATCCAGGACACCTTCCACAACAGTGAGCAGCTTTAGTGATGCCAATCAAAACAGGAAACGGGGAATGATTCTACCTTTTCAACCGCTTTCCATCACTTTTGATGAAGTCAGATATGCTGTAGACATGCCACAG GAAATGAAGGCTCAAGGTATTACTGAGGATCGTTTAGAGCTTTTGAAGGGTGTTAGCGGTGCATTTAGGCCAGGAGTCCTAACAGCTCTAATGGGTGTGAGTGGTGCTGGAAAGACCACTCTAATGGATGTCTTGGCTGGAAGAAAAACGGGTGGTTACATTGACGGAAGCATCTCAATATCTGGATATCCAAAGAAGCAAGAAACTTTTGCTCGCATATCAGGATACTGTGAGCAAACTGATATCCATTCCCCACATGTGACTGTCTACGAGTCATTGCTCTATTCTGCATGGCTTCGGCTACCTCCTGAGGTTGATTCTGATACAAGAAAG ATGTTTATTGAGGAAGTCATGGAGCTTGTGGAGCTGACCAATTTAAGAGTAGCACTTGTTGGATTGCCAGGTGTAAATGGCCTATCAATTGAGCAACGCAAAAGGCTGACAATTGCGGTTGAGCTTGTTGCCAACCCATCGATAATCTTTATGGATGAGCCAACCTCTGGTCTTGATGCCAGGGCAGCAGCAATAGTTATGAGAACAGTGAGGAACACAGTGGACACTGGGCGAACTGTTGTGTGCACCATTCACCAGCCAAGCATTGACATATTTGATGCTTTTGATGAG TTATTTTTGTTGAAGAGGGGAGGGGAAGAAATTTATGTGGGTCCAGTTGGTCGACATGCTTGCCACCTGATCAAATATTTTGAG GACATTGAGGGAATTCCGAAGATTAAGGATGGTTATAATCCTGCTACTTGGATGCTGGAAATTACTACTGCAGCACAAGAAGCTGCTCTTGGTATTAACTTCTCTGATATATACAAGAACTCGGAACTATACAG GAGAAACAAGGCGTTGATCAACGAACTAAGCAAACCTTCACCAGGTTCAAAGGATCTATACTTCCCAACTCAATACTCACAGTCCTTCTTTACCCAGTGTATGGCTTGCCTATGGAAGCAGCATTGGTCATACTGGCGAAACCCTCCATACTCTGCAGTGAGACTCTTATTCACAGTATTCATAGCATTGATGTTTGGGACAATATTCTGGAATCTAGGCTCCAAAAG TACCAGAAAACAAGACCTCTTTAATGCAATGGGTTCCATGTATGCTGCTGTTCTCTTCTTAGGATTTCAAAATTCTACTTCGGTACAGCCAGTTGTGGCTATTGAGAGAACGGTATTTTACAGAGAAagagctgctggaatgtattctGAACTGCCATATGCCTTTGGACAG GTTATGATTGAACTTCCATACATTTTAGTGCAGACTATAACTTATGGAGGTATAGTGTATGCTATGCTTGGGTTTGAATGGACAATCAGCAAGTTCTTATGGTACATATTCATCATGTACTTCACCTTAGCATACTTCACTTTCTATGGGATGATGACTGTGGCCATTACACCCAACCACCACATTGCTGCAATAGTTTCATCTTTCTTCTATGGAATATGGAACATTTTCTCAGGATTTATTATTCCTCGAACG AGGATTCCTGTCTGGTGGAGATGGAACTATTGGGCATGCCCTATTGCTTGGACACTGTATGGATTGGTTGCTTCACAATATGGAGACATAAAGGAACCATTAGAAAGTGGTGAAACTGTGGAACATTTCCTGAGGAGTTAttttgggtttcgacatgacttTGTTGGAATTGTTGCAATTGTTATTGTTGGCATTGCTGTGCTATTTGGATTCATCTTTGCCTTCTCCATCAAAGTTTTTAACTTCCAGCACAGATGA